Proteins from a single region of Engystomops pustulosus chromosome 5, aEngPut4.maternal, whole genome shotgun sequence:
- the ZBTB14 gene encoding zinc finger and BTB domain-containing protein 14 yields the protein MDFFISMSETLKYNDDDHKTVFLKTLNDQRLEGEFCDIAIVVEDVKFRAHRCVLAACSTYFKKLFKKLEVDSSSVIEIDFLRSDIFEEVLNYMYTSKIAVKKEDVNLMMSSGQILGIRFLDKLCSQKRDVSTTDENPSSPKNKYAYEASLKIGRQVGEPNDNQDDEVEEIGDHDDSPSDDTVEGAPQVHGEEKLPASTLRVQEAILKELGSEEVRKVNCYGQEVEAMETTEPKELVPQAPQALTFNESINEVKDEQAPAWTTATGDMKFEYLLYGHREQFACQACGKTFTDEARLRKHEKLHTADRPFVCEMCAKAFTTQAHLKEHLKIHTGYKPYSCEVCAKSFIRAPDLKKHERVHSNERPFACHHCDKAFKHKSHLKDHERRHRGEKPFICASCTKAFAKASDLKRHENNMHSEQRKQVTTSAIQSETEQLQAAAMAAEAEQQLETISCS from the exons ATG gATTTTTTTATAAGTATGTCTGAAACACTGAAATATAATGATGATGATCATAAGACTGTATTTTTAAAGACCCTGAATGACCAACGATTAGAAGGTGAATTTTGTGATATCGCCATTGTTGTTGAAGATGTGAAGTTCAGGGCTCATAGGTGTGTACTTGCAGCTTGTAGTACATACTTTAAGAAACTTTTCAAGAAACTAGAGGTTGATAGTTCTTCTGTCATAGAAATTGATTTTCTGCGGTCCGACATATTTGAAGAAGTTCTGAACTATATGTATACTTCAAAAATTGCGGTCAAGAAGGAGGATGTAAATTTAATGATGTCTTCTGGCCAGATACTTGGCATAAGGTTTTTGGATAAACTATGTTCTCAGAAGCGTGATGTTTCTACAACTGATGAGAATCCTTCTTCTCCAAAAAATAAATATGCTTATGAGGCAAGCCTGAAAATAGGTCGTCAAGTAGGTGAGCCCAATGACAATCAAGATGATGAAGTAGAAGAGATTGGAGATCATGATGACAGTCCTTCAGATGATACTGTTGAAGGGGCTCCTCAGGTCCATGGTGAGGAAAAGTTGCCTGCCTCCACTTTGCGAGTTCAGGAAGCAATCCTGAAAGAGTTGGGTAGTGAAGAAGTGCGAAAAGTAAACTGCTATGGTCAGGAAGTTGAGGCAATGGAGACGACTGAACCTAAAGAGTTGGTACCACAAGCCCCACaagctttgacatttaatgagagcaTTAATGAAGTTAAGGATGAACAAGCACCAGCATGGACCACCGCAACAGGAGATATGAAGTTTGAATATTTGCTTTATGGTCACAGGGAACAATTTGCTTGCCAAGCATGTGGTAAGACATTTACTGATGAAGCCCGCTTACGAAAGCATGAGAAATTGCACACAGCTGACAGACCATTTGTATGTGAAATGTGTGCCAAAGCATTCACCACGCAGGCACACCTCAAAGAACACCTCAAAATCCACACTGGTTACAAGCCTTACAGTTGTGAAGTATGTGCCAAGTCCTTCATACGAGCTCCGGATCTTAAAAAGCATGAAAGAGTACACAGTAATGAGAGGCCGTTTGCATGTCACCATTGTGATAAAGCTTTTAAACACAAATCTCATCTAAAAGATCACGAACGAAGACACCGTGGTGAAAAACCATTTATTTGTGCTTCCTGCACAAAAGCATTTGCCAAGGCCTCCGATCTGAAGCGCCATGAAAATAATATGCACAGTGAACAACGCAAGCAAGTGACAACCAGTGCCATACAGAGTGAGACAGAACAATTACAGGCAGCAGCAATGGCGGCCGAAGCAGAACAGCAGCTGGAAACCATTTCTTGTAGTTAA